In Brevibacillus brevis, a genomic segment contains:
- the cax gene encoding calcium/proton exchanger yields the protein MKLRLFFTVVGATFLLAAYAHYFSENEMFQFIAAAISVVFLAAWLGKSTESVAHYAGDRIGGFLNATFGNAAELIIAFFLVKEGLFEMVKASITGAIIGNMLLVLGLSVLMGGLKYKEQKFNSRLAGHNASLMMLAIVALFIPAVFIRELPPVKIETLSIVIAVLLILAYVLWLVFSMITHSDFLSDIEEHESAPLWSKGVSILMLAISTIFVAIDSEWLVHSVQHVSKSLGWSELFVGAFVIAIIGNAAEHSAAMLLAMKGRIGAAVEIAIGSSLQIALFVAPTLILLSFVLGKPMNIVFTSFELAAIGVATFITISITKDGATNWFEGVLLLAVYIILGTAFFFV from the coding sequence ATGAAACTGCGCCTGTTCTTTACGGTAGTGGGGGCCACGTTTTTGCTTGCGGCTTACGCCCACTATTTCTCGGAAAATGAAATGTTCCAGTTCATTGCGGCAGCGATCAGTGTCGTTTTTCTGGCTGCCTGGCTGGGGAAGTCGACGGAGAGCGTCGCCCATTACGCAGGAGACCGGATTGGCGGCTTTCTCAATGCTACCTTCGGGAATGCCGCGGAGCTGATTATCGCCTTTTTTCTCGTAAAAGAAGGGCTGTTCGAGATGGTGAAGGCTTCCATCACCGGCGCCATCATCGGCAACATGCTGCTGGTACTCGGACTCAGCGTATTGATGGGCGGCCTGAAATACAAGGAACAGAAATTCAACAGCAGACTCGCCGGACACAATGCTTCCCTTATGATGCTCGCGATCGTCGCGCTGTTCATTCCCGCTGTCTTCATCAGGGAGCTCCCACCCGTGAAGATTGAGACTCTCAGCATCGTGATCGCCGTTCTGCTCATCCTTGCCTACGTGCTCTGGCTGGTCTTTTCCATGATTACCCACAGCGATTTCCTCTCCGACATCGAGGAGCACGAGAGCGCACCGCTTTGGTCGAAAGGCGTATCGATTCTGATGCTCGCCATCTCTACGATCTTCGTGGCCATCGACTCGGAGTGGCTCGTCCACAGCGTGCAGCACGTATCCAAATCGCTGGGCTGGTCCGAGCTGTTCGTAGGTGCGTTTGTCATCGCGATCATCGGCAATGCCGCAGAGCACAGCGCCGCCATGCTGCTTGCCATGAAAGGACGGATCGGTGCAGCCGTAGAGATCGCGATCGGCTCGAGCCTGCAAATCGCCCTGTTTGTCGCTCCGACCCTGATCCTGCTCAGCTTCGTGCTCGGCAAACCCATGAACATCGTGTTTACTTCTTTTGAATTGGCCGCGATCGGCGTAGCTACCTTCATTACCATTTCCATCACGAAAGACGGGGCAACCAACTGGTTCGAGGGGGTTTTGCTTCTCGCTGTCTACATCATATTGGGAACGGCCTTTTTCTTCGTCTGA
- the sleB gene encoding spore cortex-lytic enzyme has translation MKQPYKWLMAVSVIAILITTAVVVYPVRSDAFSQQIIQVGATGKDVREMQYRLKFLGFYTGKVDGVFGWRSYWALRNFQYEFGLDVDGVLGAKTKVKLYNATKNYKPTAAELGVPETSQAPAPTPAPTAPNNETFHAAGISENDLRLMANAVYGESRGEPYIGQVAVAAVILNRTKNPAFPNTPAGVIFEPRAFTAVADGQIWLTPNETSKRAVNDALKGWDPTGGAIYYFNPDTATSGWIWSRPQIKKIGRHIFCR, from the coding sequence ATGAAACAGCCTTATAAATGGCTGATGGCCGTATCAGTAATTGCCATTTTGATCACCACAGCGGTAGTGGTTTACCCGGTGCGTTCGGATGCCTTTAGCCAGCAGATCATACAAGTGGGGGCAACCGGTAAGGATGTGCGGGAAATGCAGTACCGGCTGAAGTTTTTGGGCTTCTACACAGGAAAGGTTGACGGTGTCTTCGGATGGCGCTCGTATTGGGCCCTGCGCAATTTCCAATACGAATTCGGCCTCGATGTGGACGGCGTGCTTGGGGCGAAGACGAAAGTAAAGCTCTACAACGCCACGAAAAACTACAAGCCGACCGCCGCCGAGCTGGGAGTCCCGGAAACGTCCCAAGCACCTGCTCCGACTCCCGCTCCCACCGCACCGAATAATGAGACCTTCCACGCAGCCGGCATCTCCGAAAACGATTTGCGCCTGATGGCCAACGCCGTGTACGGCGAGTCGCGCGGGGAGCCCTACATCGGACAGGTAGCGGTAGCAGCCGTCATCCTCAACCGAACCAAAAACCCGGCATTTCCGAATACGCCGGCTGGCGTCATCTTCGAACCTCGCGCCTTTACAGCGGTCGCAGATGGACAGATCTGGCTGACTCCCAATGAGACTTCCAAACGGGCTGTGAACGACGCGCTCAAGGGCTGGGACCCGACTGGCGGTGCGATCTACTACTTCAACCCGGACACGGCCACATCCGGCTGGATTTGGAGCCGCCCGCAAATCAAAAAAATCGGACGCCACATCTTCTGCCGCTGA
- the ftsW gene encoding putative lipid II flippase FtsW, giving the protein MKTRGVPDFLLLFLTALIVGFGVAMVLSSSSIFALTSFTSHGCDYCNGDELYFVKRQIRFLLLGIVGMLVAMNIPFSFYKRRFLLIATVSFFALLLVLIPGIGEEIKGARSWFRLGSASLQPAEFAKLGLILYLAAIITKKGDGIRHLKSGLMPPLLVTGLFFLLIVAQPDLGSAAILLGTALIVLVCGGAKIRYLIGIGGPVVTVALSLYIAVKSHALNRINSYLDPWSDPLNTGYNIIQSWIAIAHGGLSGTGYGKSIQKYLYLPEAHTDFIFSIISEELGFIGASIFLLVYLLFLLRGIHICLRVKDTFASLVGVGIITMIGLQAAINIGGVTGIIPLTGVPLPFISYGGSSLLVCMISTGILLNVSREVSRQKVDEQVQKQTYTL; this is encoded by the coding sequence ATGAAAACTCGGGGTGTACCTGACTTTTTGCTTTTGTTCTTAACCGCCCTGATCGTCGGATTTGGCGTCGCGATGGTGCTTAGTTCCAGCTCGATCTTTGCATTGACCAGCTTCACCTCGCACGGCTGCGACTATTGCAACGGTGATGAACTTTACTTCGTGAAAAGGCAGATTCGTTTCTTACTGTTGGGCATTGTCGGGATGCTAGTGGCCATGAACATCCCCTTCTCCTTTTACAAACGCAGATTTTTGCTCATTGCAACGGTCAGCTTTTTCGCCTTGTTGCTGGTACTCATCCCAGGCATCGGCGAGGAAATCAAGGGGGCCCGCTCGTGGTTCCGCCTCGGCTCCGCCAGCCTGCAGCCGGCGGAATTCGCCAAGCTCGGTCTGATCCTTTACTTGGCGGCGATCATTACCAAAAAAGGAGACGGCATTCGTCATTTGAAGTCGGGACTGATGCCTCCGCTTCTCGTGACCGGTTTGTTCTTTCTGTTGATCGTGGCGCAGCCTGACCTGGGCTCAGCCGCGATCCTGCTCGGTACCGCGCTTATCGTCCTCGTCTGCGGCGGCGCGAAAATCCGTTACCTGATTGGAATCGGCGGCCCTGTGGTCACCGTAGCCTTGTCGTTGTACATCGCGGTCAAGTCCCATGCTCTGAACCGGATTAACTCCTATTTGGATCCCTGGAGCGATCCGCTGAATACGGGCTACAACATTATCCAATCGTGGATCGCCATCGCTCACGGCGGTCTTTCCGGGACGGGCTACGGAAAGAGCATCCAAAAGTATCTGTACCTGCCGGAAGCGCACACCGATTTCATCTTTTCGATCATCTCGGAGGAGCTCGGCTTCATCGGCGCTTCGATCTTTTTGCTCGTGTATTTGCTGTTTCTGCTGCGGGGGATCCACATCTGTCTGCGGGTCAAGGACACATTTGCTTCTCTCGTGGGCGTAGGGATTATTACCATGATCGGTCTTCAGGCGGCCATCAATATCGGCGGCGTGACGGGAATCATCCCGCTGACAGGCGTACCGCTGCCTTTCATCAGCTACGGCGGTTCATCGCTGCTGGTGTGTATGATCTCCACCGGGATCCTGCTTAATGTGTCGCGGGAAGTCAGTCGGCAAAAAGTGGACGAGCAGGTGCAAAAGCAAACCTATACCTTGTAA
- a CDS encoding putative holin-like toxin, which yields MTVFEALSLMLTFGTLVVMLSSSRKK from the coding sequence ATGACAGTATTCGAGGCACTAAGTCTGATGTTGACATTTGGGACTTTAGTAGTAATGCTGTCATCTAGTCGGAAAAAGTAG
- a CDS encoding thiamine pyrophosphate-binding protein: MKVSQYVTEQLVAWGVRRIYGVAGDALFTWLDALGRQDEIRYVACRNEAAAAMMASAEAKLTGRPAVCMATMGPGTVNLLNGLADAWADRAPVVAITGQVESYKLGGGYKQFVPQEDLMRPLCRYTTTVAHAEAIGDVLHRAFATAAQQKGVAHVSICKDVFERQTSAQIVPELPRVSAAVRPDRIELEHAAERLADARKPLLLLGAGARQDAEGCRRLAEQLGAGILLTLGGKGAVDDSHRLVLGGWGEGGSEAGLLALAEADLLVILGASWFPRSYLPKQLPILQVDSHAESIHAHPRLLSVTANLDDVLPLWRRRLESRQLDDAWEEQVERWHAKFLEETQAIVVQRNGDKIKPETLLHSLGNVVERDAIVALDTGEHTLWFNRAFRSAAQWPLFSGKWRTMGFGLPAAIAAKLVFPDRQVVCVTGDGGLQMCLAELMTAVEQDVSFLLIVVNNGTLGLEEIKMKQKGYRPFGVSMRNPDFARLAEACGVQSRSVQTVEELEGALREALASERLTLLDVSCTSPTLTERKKQIPFQAQA; the protein is encoded by the coding sequence ATGAAAGTCTCACAGTATGTAACGGAGCAGCTGGTGGCATGGGGCGTCAGACGAATCTACGGGGTCGCCGGGGACGCATTGTTCACCTGGCTGGATGCGCTTGGCAGACAGGATGAAATTCGTTACGTGGCTTGTCGAAATGAAGCCGCAGCCGCCATGATGGCGAGCGCCGAAGCGAAGCTGACCGGCCGCCCGGCTGTTTGTATGGCCACGATGGGACCGGGGACGGTCAATTTGCTGAATGGACTTGCAGATGCATGGGCGGATCGGGCACCTGTCGTAGCGATAACAGGCCAGGTGGAAAGCTACAAGCTCGGCGGAGGGTACAAGCAGTTTGTTCCCCAGGAAGACCTGATGAGGCCCTTGTGCCGATATACGACGACCGTTGCCCATGCCGAGGCGATCGGAGACGTATTGCACCGGGCTTTTGCCACGGCTGCTCAGCAAAAGGGGGTAGCGCACGTGTCGATCTGCAAGGATGTGTTTGAGCGGCAGACCAGCGCCCAGATCGTTCCCGAGCTGCCGCGGGTGTCGGCGGCAGTGCGGCCAGACCGAATCGAGCTGGAGCACGCTGCGGAGCGCCTGGCGGACGCCCGCAAACCGCTGCTTCTCCTCGGGGCAGGGGCTCGTCAGGACGCAGAGGGATGCCGCAGGCTGGCCGAACAGCTGGGAGCCGGCATTCTGCTGACCTTGGGAGGGAAAGGTGCGGTGGATGACTCGCACCGGCTTGTGCTGGGAGGATGGGGCGAGGGGGGGAGCGAGGCCGGCCTTTTAGCTTTGGCCGAGGCGGATTTGCTCGTCATTTTGGGAGCGAGCTGGTTTCCTCGCTCATACTTGCCGAAGCAGCTCCCGATCTTGCAGGTGGACTCTCATGCAGAATCGATTCACGCCCACCCGCGGCTGCTTTCGGTAACGGCCAATCTTGACGATGTGCTGCCGCTCTGGAGGAGGCGTTTAGAATCCCGCCAGTTGGACGATGCTTGGGAGGAACAGGTAGAACGGTGGCATGCCAAATTTTTGGAAGAGACACAGGCAATCGTCGTCCAACGAAACGGCGATAAAATCAAGCCTGAGACGCTCCTTCATTCCCTGGGGAATGTCGTGGAACGCGATGCAATCGTAGCGCTGGACACGGGGGAGCATACGCTTTGGTTCAATCGGGCGTTCCGCTCCGCAGCCCAGTGGCCGCTCTTTTCAGGCAAGTGGCGCACCATGGGCTTCGGACTGCCTGCCGCGATTGCCGCCAAACTGGTCTTCCCGGATCGACAGGTCGTCTGCGTGACGGGAGACGGAGGGCTGCAGATGTGTCTGGCAGAACTGATGACGGCAGTGGAACAGGACGTTTCATTTCTCCTGATCGTAGTCAACAACGGGACTTTGGGGCTGGAGGAAATCAAGATGAAGCAGAAAGGCTATCGTCCTTTTGGCGTGAGCATGCGCAATCCGGACTTTGCACGCTTGGCCGAAGCGTGCGGGGTACAAAGCCGCAGCGTACAGACTGTGGAAGAGCTGGAAGGCGCCCTTCGCGAGGCGTTGGCCAGCGAACGCTTGACACTTCTCGACGTGTCCTGCACTTCTCCGACATTAACGGAGAGAAAAAAACAAATTCCCTTCCAAGCCCAAGCATGA
- a CDS encoding YugN family protein, which produces MVIKDTGVGTKEVFFADLEHYMSDLGFDRGAWDYKHATYDYKIQDKGNVYYLRIEANVTEGKLEDTHAVLKLEDPYMGKHLFPHGLDYDYPIPDSVIKTAKLKLQMLNEKLSSH; this is translated from the coding sequence ATGGTTATCAAGGATACTGGCGTTGGCACCAAGGAAGTCTTTTTCGCCGATCTGGAGCACTACATGAGCGATCTCGGATTCGACCGCGGTGCTTGGGATTACAAACACGCTACATACGACTATAAAATTCAAGATAAAGGAAACGTTTACTACCTTCGTATTGAAGCGAACGTAACCGAAGGCAAGCTGGAAGATACGCATGCGGTTCTCAAGCTGGAAGACCCGTACATGGGCAAACACCTTTTCCCGCACGGCTTGGATTACGATTACCCGATTCCGGATTCCGTGATCAAGACGGCAAAGCTGAAACTGCAAATGCTGAATGAAAAACTGTCCTCGCACTAA
- a CDS encoding Asp23/Gls24 family envelope stress response protein has protein sequence MAERLGEIRVADQVIAVIAGVAAEEVLEVSVRSGGLYDLAKKMGGGSKGISVSMAEDKVTIDMRVSVRYGAPIHHVCHTLQEKVKEAVETLTGLLVEAINVRVETIELK, from the coding sequence ATGGCAGAAAGACTCGGAGAAATCAGGGTAGCGGATCAGGTAATCGCCGTCATCGCGGGAGTGGCAGCAGAAGAAGTACTGGAGGTATCCGTCCGTTCGGGAGGACTGTATGACCTCGCCAAAAAAATGGGCGGCGGATCGAAGGGCATCAGTGTGTCGATGGCGGAGGACAAGGTGACCATCGATATGCGCGTCTCCGTTCGCTACGGGGCGCCCATCCATCACGTTTGCCATACGTTGCAGGAAAAAGTGAAGGAAGCGGTGGAGACGTTGACCGGCCTGCTGGTGGAGGCGATCAATGTACGGGTGGAAACAATCGAACTCAAGTAG